The following DNA comes from Brassica oleracea var. oleracea cultivar TO1000 chromosome C5, BOL, whole genome shotgun sequence.
GATGACATCTATCTATCTTATTAAAATAGAAGTACACTTAAAAATTAAACCTTAGACTTATAAAATATTTACAATCTAATGCCACTGAAATAATTAAATAAATATATTTTAAGTAATCTTTTTCTTTTCCAAAATTAATGAAATACGAATTATTCCTAATTCTATGCTTTATGTGTCTTTTTTCAAAATTAATAAAACATTTCCTATATTAAATTTACAATAAATTCTATACAAATATTTTAACTTATATATTTCATATTAATATTATAAATATTAATGAATATCAATAATATACACAAAATATTTATGTAACAATATATCTTACATTTTGTCTCATACTCCTCCACAGTTCATGTTACTCTTTTTTTTAACAAATTCTTCTTCTTTACCAATATAAATATATTACATGCACCATTATAATTATTTACCAACTTATCATGTATATAAAATAATTTATTAGACATTATCATAAAATTTTGATCCACAAAAAAAACAAAATAAAACCTTTGTATATATGCACAGATCATATTCTAAAAATGGTGGTAATACAATTGACGGTTTACAAGATAAAATAAAATTAAATAATATAAACTATAAATTTATTATGCTTATAAATGTTATTAAATAATTATTCAACGCGGGTAAAATTTTAAAATATATATTATCAATTAGAAAAAATAAATATTTATTTACAAAAGTAAAAATAAACATCTGCAAGGGTGTGGTTTAAATGTACATAAACGTAAGCCCATTTATATTTTCTTATCAGTTACATCAATTTTTTATTTTTATTTTATTTTCTTATAAATTTAAATCTTAATTTTTATATGTTCCAAATTTGATAGAAATTTAACTCATTTTATTTTCTTACAAATATTATAGCTAATGTATCATTTATAAATAGCATGATAATTCATAATTGTCTATTTTCCATACTTTTTATTTAAAAAATTTGTTCGCTATATATCTTGGAAATGGATCTTATTATATAAATGTTAGATTTTTTTTATATAATACCCAATATTGGTGACAAAATTTATGCTAAAATGCTAAAATATAGAATTAAGTATAAATATAACATTTACATTTACAAATACGACTATATTTACAAATATATCATTAAATACAAACACAAATTAAATATTCGCGCGGTAGCGCGGATGAAAGCCTAGTTTCTTTATTAATTCGCAGGCACATATTATCTGTGTCTAATTACAAATATAATATATTATTCTTCAGTATATATTACAAATATAATATATTACAAATATAATATATAAGTTTTTCAACGTAAATAATATACGGGAAATGAATATTACCTCGCAGTTTAAACAAACTTCTGAGCACCATATCACAGAAATATAAATTTAACATCTAAATCTTGATATTGTAAACCCATGTTATGTACTATACTCTTATTTTGGAGACAATTGACAAATGCTTTCCATTATTTGACAACTGATTATGGCGTTCAGATAAAGTTGAGTCAGTGAATTGACTAGTAAACTATAAATTAGTTTAAAAAATAGAAATTAGTTTGTCAAACTTTCCAGTCAAATTAGTTGCCAATAACAAAGTTCCAACAGTAACCACAAAAACAGAAAGGACAAAGACCCAAATCTTAAGGGAAAGATGAATTAGTCTTGTCTGGATGCTTCTCGGATTATACGTTGATGAAGCCATGCTGGTCCGCCTAGGGCAAGGTAAGACTGCAGACGCCCATCTCTCAAAACACTCTTTGGGTTTAAAAAAAAAATTAGTTGCCAATACAGACCCCCCAACAGAGCACGATGAAGAACTTATCGAGTGATTGATACAACAACCCAAAATGTGATAGTGAAAATCACTCAAATATTTACAAACTGGTTGATTCATGTGATCCATATCCCAACATGGATAACATTTTAATTACTAGACATTGACCCCGAGAGGGCTATAATCAACAATTAGGACATGTTATTAAGAAGGGATCGTATTCTCTCGTTCTTATATTTATCTAACTTAATGATAGCTGTTTCCAAAACTAATCTAACATCTGAAGTTTTATATTTTCACTTGTTTTCTTCTAAAAACATTCCCTAGAAAGTAAGTATTCGACGATCCATAATTCTTTCGGGTTGTTGAGCTTTACACCATTTTACTCATTTTCTCTGATTTTCTGGCATCTAATTAACACTATTTGTGGGTAATTAACACTATTTGTGGGTTATCTTTGATTATTACTTATTTGAATGACAAAGAAATATTGGATGAATACTTTTCTATGTTTTGAAACTTCTACTTGTCTATTCGTTTTGCAAGAAAGTTTGTTCTTAAGCCTCCCTAAACAATACTCCCTCTGTTCCTGAAAGTAAGATTTTCTAGAGTATGCACGCTTATTAAGAATTTAATAAATGTTTATAATTTAATTTATTTTTTACTTTATTATACATTTTCCAATAACTTTCCACCAATGAAATTTAATCAATTCAAATATTCTCAATTAATGTTCCTCAAAAGTATAAAAAAGTACCTTAACAATATAGAAAATCTATCTTTGTGGAACAAGAAAAAAATCTAAAACATCTTACTTTCGGGAACGGAGGTAGTATATATTATTAACACGAATGAGACAAAATCTACTTTTCTTCGTTCAACATATGTCAAAGGTATATAGGCAATGTGTTTGTTACAGCTATTGATTAGTTTCTAAGATAAATATAATTGACTTAGAAATTTAGAAAGACAAGAACATGAATCTTAGCAACAAAAATGAAAAAGACAAGAACAAAAATTCGTAACACATGGTAGCTCAGCAATGCACTAATGCTCTTAAAACAATATATTTTGCGGCCAACTTTATATAAATAATTGACTTAGACTAAGTAAAGGTCAAGAACGAAAATCTATAAAAGACAGCTTGGTGTGCCCGACACTCGCGTGGTAAAAGTGATGACTGAGTAATCCGCTCATCCAAATCCAGCCAATATTATGGCTGATGTCGTGGTCGCTCCTCGGATCTACGCAGCTCAGAGATTGGTCAACAAATTATGTTGACTAAATAAAGAAACTAATTGTTGATTATTAAGAACAATTCTGGTATTATGTAACTGAATGCGTAAAAATCTTCATAGTGAAATAATCTTTTATTTAGTACTATAATATTTAATTAAGTGGTTGGAGATGGTCAAAGTGGATGGCTAATAATATAAACTATACATGAAAGCGCGATCGAATTTGCTATCATTAACTAAAGAAACTAAGGTATTTTTGGTTTTTGAATAATCACCACTAATTATTGCCTCTAGTATTCTTCTTCATATTTTAGGTTCATGTTGTTGGGTCACTACCTACTACTCGTTTAATACTCTCTGCAAAATCATGAAAGGATTTTAATGGTCGATGAAATTTGAATTTGTTACGTTCAAATTGTATGCTAATAGTCTTCATATCCTTGTTAGACCATTCATCTTAAAATGACACTGTTAAACATATTCCCAGCAATGCTTTTATTTGTAGATTACTTGTCTATGCTTCTGATCATTCCGCTCTTTTAAGACGCCAGTCAAATGCGTCGCTACGCCTTTATCGGCTGAAGGATTCGCTCTCCGTGAGGCAGTCCGTACCTGTGCAAATCTGGGATTGAAGGCGGTGATCTTCGAATCTGACTCTGTGCAAACTGATCAAGGCAGTGAAGTCTGAAGCAGCCATAGCTGAGCTCTATAGTATGGTTGTGGATATTATCCCGTATGTTTCAGCTTTTGAATTTGTCACTTTTTCTTGGATTCCTAGAGATTCCTAGAGAGAAGAATGTGCTAGCTGATTGTTTAGCAAAAGATGCATCGACTGCATCTGGAACTCTGGTTGTTGGTGATGCTTTCATAACTCCCAACTAACTCTCTTAGTTAATCAAAATGTGTTTTAAAAAAAAGCTTCTGATCATTCCAAACTTTTAATGACAAATAACTATCCGCCTCACTATTATTCAGCAAAACTATCATTACAGTTTTATGAAAGTTCTCCAAATATGCATATAATGAAACCACAGGTATATATACTTAGCAAAAAAAAACAAGGGTATATATATGTACAGGGGCAGATCTACATGGACACGGGGGGGGGTCAGCTGACCCCACTAAAATAATAAAAACTCTACATGAGCAAGTGCTCTGTTGGTGAAAAATCTTTGCATTGAACCCCCCTTTATCAAGATCGATGCCCCTGTCTGCACCCACGTTTGATTTTTTTTTATTTTCTGTTTAATAATCTGGGCAAAGAACATAATCAATGGAGGGTTCTTAAGGTGAAGTTCTTATCGGAATAAAAGAAACCGTCTCTTAATTTTTAACTAAAAAAACTAAGAATCAATCCTTAAATATTAATCATCCTCTAAAATCCTCAATTCAAAAAAAAAAAAAAAATCCTCAATTCAAAGTGAAAGATGGGTCAACCCAGTTTTTTATTTGCCTTCACACGTCAGACATTACAATATTTTCTTTCTTTTGTTTAGATAAAAACATGTGATTTGGTTTTAGTTGTTTTACCATACTTTTGCTTCAAAACTCTATGTACAACAATTTAAAAATCCTTTTAGCATTATATCTTTTGTTTTATTGATTTAAATTCCCTTAAAATTAAAACAACTTTCCAACCTTTAATAGTTTATTAAAAGCTATTTTAATAATATTAATAAATTATTACTTTTAATTAAAAAAATAATAATTAATTAATTATGATCCCGTTAAAATTATTTTCTGGTTCCACCACTGTATATGTATCAATATAATTGAAATTCAATCATGCTTTTTGTGAGTTTCACATGTTCACAATTTTGATCCGTATAATACATACCTTTTCCATTTCAGAAAGATGTATATTTTAAGATTTTCGTACTTATTAAGAAAACATATCAAATTTTAGTTACCAATACATTATTTTTCGTTATCAACTATTTTCCATAATTTTTAACCAATAAAATCTTTATAAACACCATTATATTTTTTGAAGTTTACAATTTGAAATTAATTTATCCATTGAAAATATAAAATGCATATCTTTTTGAAATAATTTTGTTTTTCTAAAATATGGATATTTTTGAAATGGAGGAAGTATTTTATGGTCTAATATATCTCCAATAATGTTAGACATTGTGGATAGATATCACAGCTGTCGATGGACTTCAAAAACTCGTGGGCATACTGATACTATTTGTGTTGATTTTACAGATAACCATTTCTGTCACAATTATCATGACTCCCAATGCGTCCCAAATATCTTAGTCAGAGGTTGCTTAATACTCTCTCTGTTTCATTATAAATGTCATTTTAGATTTCGGTACACGGATTAAGGAAACAATTAATTTTGTACATTTTCTATAAAAAAACACTATTACCTATACACCTAACCATATTTCAACCAATAGAAAAATAAATTTTGCATAAAATTAATAAATTTTGCATTGAAAATCAAAAACGACACTTATTTTGTAACGAAAAAAATTCTCTGAAACGACACTTAATATAAAACGAAGGGAGTAGTTAATATTATAAATGATACTTCCCTACGGTTGTATCATATTTATTTGGTTGAGAAATTAATATTCACACCTTTTCTTATAATTATTTTTGGGAAATTGCCACTAATATCACTTTTCAATTTTACACTTTTCAACTTTACCATTAAAATTTTAATAGACAAAGTACCATTATACCCTTGAATAATTAAATCTAAATTACTCTTTTTCTCCCCCAATTCCAAATCTGAGAGTTCCCAGATTGATTTTGAATTCGACGGTGATCAAATCCGACGACACTGACGAGTTCTCCGGAAGGCACTGGCGAGTTCTCCGGCTGATTTGACGGCGCTGACGAATTCTCCGACGAAGCTGAAAAACTCTACAAGCTCAGGCGAACAAGACGATCTCTCACTTTCTCCTCCTTTGAGAAATAATTACGGTGGCGACGAGCGTTGATTCGCTTCTGGAGAAGCTCAAACAGTAGGAGCTTTACCTTCCACCAAGTAATTGGGAGTCCTTACATTCTAAGAGCCGCCAATTTCCTCCTCCAACTCGTGCTTCTCCTCCGTCTTCTTCCTTTGTCTCTGTAAGTTCACCATTTACGCTTTTCATGTTTGTATGCGTGGAAACATGAGCTTTGCATTTCGCTTGAGTGGCTAGGATCGGAAACCTAATAAGGAATGATTTGGGGGAAAAAGAAGTATCAATTTTATTGATTTGAGTTTAGTACTCGATGTACTGTATTGAGTTACGGCGAAATCATTATCTTAGGGAAGATTACGATGTGATGTTCTCAGATTTCTATTCTTAGTAATTAATTACAAAACAATGGACTATCTTTAGTGCTTAGATGAAAGAAGTATATTGAGACTACTTCTACTTTTGGCCATATTTTCGGACAATTTTGTTGCTTTTTAATAGGAATTAAGCTTGGTTAGGTTTGCGTTGAATGCCCTGCAAGGTGTTGAGTCTTCTCTTATTAGCATACATAAGCTCTCTTATGTATTATGCTCTGAGCCAGCTGATAGGACAACCCACCAAAGTCTGAGCTTGTGGCATCGGTTATCAAGCACTGACGCCTTGGGACAGATTCTTTGAAACATAGGCTGCTTTGGTTCTTTGGTCTTTCTTCTCCATAACTTTGTAGACCCATTTCATGAACTTCAAGTTGGAAGTTGAGGGACAGGGGGAGCTGTAAATTAGGTGAAAATGAAGAAGCCAATAACAAGAGCTGCTATACTCTTGTTAATCAGGCTTTTGCTATTTCTGTGAGAAAGGTCCTAGAAGGCTATATATCTGGTCTGGATACATTATGTGCATCTGCGGAACTGAGGCGTTCATCTAACATTGTGGTTTTGTAAACCTTTTATAAATTTTTATAAACCATTATAAATTCAGAAACCCCAAGTATCTCTCAATGCTCAATCATCTCAATGCTCAATTTCACCTTTTTATAAGGCCTTATAAAAGAAACTGTAAAAGAATGATATTCTTTAATAAGCAAAGAAAAGGTGGAAAGTTGGTTAATTTGGTGATTTATAAACTCTTATAAATAGATTTATAAACCTTGTAAATTAATTTATAAAAACTTATAAATAAATGTATAAATTCTTATAAATAGTTTATAAGTTCTTGTAAATATTTTTATAAACCCTTTTAAATAGTTTTATAAACTGTTATAAATAGTTATATAAATATTTATATGTGTTTTATAAATTTTATAGATGGTTGATACAAGGTTTTATAAGCTCTTATAAAATTTATAAATTGTTCATACATAGTTTTATAAACTCTTATAAATGATTTATATACAAAACTATTTCATATATCCATATGATTGGTTTTGTAAACCTTTATAAACATACATGAATAGTTTTATCCTGAGAACCAGACTGAAGGTTAATGAACTGAGAGACCAGTAGCTTCGAGATTCCACTTATAGCTGCCTCCACCTCATCTGGTTCCCTTGACCCTCTCTCAACCCACAATACTCGCCTTCTGTAACTTGCGTCTTCTTCGACGTAGCAAGAACTCTCTCCAAATCCAATCAACAACTTTCTCCAAATCCAACTGTGACAATAGCCTAGGTACCTGATAAACAAAATGATAGCAACTCACAACATCAATACTCTTGCAAATTTGGTGAATGCAACAACATTGAACATTTTTATATGAAACTTACAGGACATGGTCTCCCTTTTCCCTCTTCCTCTAGGATTTCTCTAATAGGGAAGTAAGCTGCTTTCTTGCAGAGCTCAAAGATGTCTTACCCGATGTAGCCTTCGCATAGACGAGCTACGTGATGGTAGTCAATATCGGGCTCCACCCTTTCTCCTTTCAGCACCACTTTAAATATTCCAGCTTTCTCCTTACGGTCAGG
Coding sequences within:
- the LOC106344357 gene encoding ATP-dependent zinc metalloprotease FtsH-like: MANMKTKFMALWDGFSTDLNARVMVLAATNRPSELDEAILKRLPQAFEIGMPDRKEKAGIFKVVLKGERVEPDIDYHHVARLCEGYIGYLGYCHSWIWRKLLIGFGESSCYVEEDASYRRRVLWVERGSREPDEVEAAISGISKLLVSQFINLQSGSQDKTIHRQRKKTEEKHELEEEIGGS